In a single window of the Hoyosella subflava DQS3-9A1 genome:
- a CDS encoding NAD(P)/FAD-dependent oxidoreductase gives MSEPVDPRRRIAVVGSGVAGLTAAWVLQKNARVTLYEVDDRLGGHADTHEVAAAGRTIPIDTGFIVHNDRTYPTLLRLFGELGITTQPTDMSMSVRCDGCGLEYAGGKKAGGLFPGMRMAARGRYLRMLLEVKRFHRAAQEVLDSADDDTPDVTLGAFLETGQFSPYFVNHFMTPLVSAVWSCNPDTALQYPARYLFTFLDHHGMLSVSGSPAWRTVTGGSREYVSRVAAALSEVRTGCGVRTVHETEAGVEIRDDADGAETYDAVVIATHPADALAMLKEPSAAHGEVLGAISYTPNLARLHTDESVLPTLPRARASWNYRIPTCDARPENVLVSYDMTRLQRLGSLDGRRYMVTLGGEDLIRDESVIDQMEYEHPQYTPRSLAAQQRLPKLNSGRVAFAGAYHGWGFHEDGAASGLRAAEHLGGVW, from the coding sequence GTGTCGGAACCAGTTGATCCACGCCGCCGCATCGCGGTTGTCGGGAGTGGCGTTGCGGGTCTGACAGCAGCGTGGGTGCTGCAGAAGAACGCCCGCGTGACGCTGTACGAAGTTGACGACCGTCTCGGCGGCCACGCCGACACACACGAGGTTGCCGCCGCGGGACGGACAATTCCGATTGACACCGGGTTCATCGTCCATAACGATCGCACTTACCCGACTCTGCTCCGCTTGTTCGGTGAACTGGGCATCACAACGCAACCCACCGACATGAGCATGTCCGTGCGATGCGACGGGTGCGGACTCGAGTATGCGGGCGGCAAGAAAGCCGGCGGCCTGTTCCCCGGGATGCGCATGGCAGCTCGTGGACGCTATTTGCGAATGCTGCTGGAGGTGAAGCGCTTCCACCGCGCTGCCCAGGAGGTGCTCGACAGCGCAGACGACGACACGCCTGACGTCACCCTCGGTGCTTTTCTCGAAACCGGACAGTTCTCCCCGTATTTCGTGAATCACTTCATGACGCCGCTGGTGTCAGCGGTGTGGTCATGTAACCCCGACACTGCTTTGCAGTACCCGGCACGCTACCTTTTCACCTTCCTTGACCACCACGGGATGCTCAGCGTCAGTGGCTCGCCCGCGTGGCGAACCGTCACGGGCGGCTCGCGCGAATACGTATCGAGAGTCGCCGCGGCGCTGAGCGAGGTCCGCACCGGCTGTGGCGTCCGCACGGTCCACGAGACTGAGGCCGGGGTAGAGATCCGCGATGACGCGGACGGCGCCGAGACGTATGACGCGGTCGTGATCGCCACCCACCCAGCCGATGCCCTCGCGATGCTGAAGGAACCTTCCGCGGCTCACGGTGAGGTTCTCGGCGCGATCTCGTACACGCCGAACCTTGCACGCCTGCACACTGATGAATCGGTGCTGCCGACGCTCCCACGGGCGCGTGCGTCCTGGAACTACCGCATCCCCACGTGCGACGCGCGTCCCGAGAATGTGCTCGTCAGCTACGACATGACGCGTTTGCAGCGGCTGGGCAGTCTCGACGGCAGACGCTACATGGTCACCCTCGGGGGTGAGGACCTCATTCGCGATGAGTCGGTCATCGACCAGATGGAGTACGAGCACCCCCAGTACACACCGCGTTCCCTCGCAGCACAGCAGCGGCTGCCGAAGCTGAATTCGGGTCGTGTGGCGTTCGCGGGTGCGTATCACGGTTGGGGTTTCCACGAGGATGGTGCCGCATCAGGTCTGCGAGCCGCCGAGCATCTTGGCGGTGTGTGGTGA
- a CDS encoding DUF1365 domain-containing protein, with translation METRAARPARQRSGPRRYPGALYRTEIRHVRSTPLANEFIYRSCWWLVDLDRLPALPWWLRPFARFSSADHFGDPARTLRENVNSLLLDRGIDVRGGQVWMLANARVLGVNFNPLSVFWCYGRDGELRCVIAEVHNTYGGRHCYVLGPEAAGPSGTVAPKEFYVSPFNDVSGQYRLRLPFPDRELSAHIVLLRSGEAPFVASVRGTREDITRRSVLRVQRELPVAPLRVILQIRWQGIRLWARGLQIQPRNGTPSPQEGV, from the coding sequence ATCGAGACCCGCGCTGCACGCCCTGCGCGGCAGCGCAGCGGGCCACGCCGGTACCCCGGAGCCTTGTACCGCACGGAAATTCGCCACGTACGCTCGACGCCGCTAGCCAATGAGTTCATCTACCGAAGCTGCTGGTGGCTCGTGGATCTCGATCGGCTTCCCGCTCTTCCCTGGTGGCTGCGCCCGTTCGCGCGGTTCTCGTCAGCGGATCATTTCGGTGATCCAGCACGCACGCTCAGAGAGAACGTGAACAGTCTGCTACTCGACCGCGGAATCGACGTTCGCGGCGGCCAGGTGTGGATGCTCGCGAACGCCCGTGTGCTGGGCGTCAACTTCAATCCGCTGTCGGTTTTCTGGTGTTACGGGCGTGACGGTGAACTTCGGTGCGTGATCGCCGAAGTGCACAACACCTACGGCGGGCGGCACTGTTACGTCCTCGGGCCTGAAGCTGCAGGTCCGAGCGGTACCGTCGCGCCGAAAGAGTTCTACGTCTCCCCGTTCAACGACGTGTCGGGCCAGTACCGCTTGCGTCTGCCGTTCCCAGATCGTGAATTGTCCGCCCACATCGTGTTGCTCCGGTCCGGTGAAGCGCCCTTCGTCGCGTCAGTGCGTGGCACACGGGAAGACATCACACGCCGGTCGGTGCTTCGTGTGCAGCGGGAGCTGCCAGTGGCACCCCTTCGCGTCATTCTGCAGATCCGCTGGCAAGGCATCCGCCTCTGGGCCCGCGGCCTGCAAATTCAGCCCAGAAATGGCACCCCGTCCCCTCAGGAAGGTGTTTAA
- a CDS encoding PaaI family thioesterase translates to MGEYLGLRFTEITPDSVRAHWRIRPDMHQPAGLVHGGVYCAVVETVASLAGSAWLGDRGHVVGVNNNTDFLRAVREGTLHAHAIPMHRGRLQQLWLVNITDDQHKLIARGHVRLQNVTDAARLGAS, encoded by the coding sequence ATGGGCGAGTACCTTGGTCTCCGCTTCACAGAGATCACCCCCGACTCAGTGCGCGCGCACTGGCGGATCCGTCCTGATATGCATCAGCCCGCAGGTCTGGTCCACGGTGGCGTGTATTGCGCTGTAGTCGAAACCGTTGCGAGCCTCGCGGGTAGTGCATGGCTGGGCGACCGCGGTCACGTCGTCGGCGTCAACAACAACACCGACTTCCTTCGAGCCGTCCGTGAGGGCACTCTGCATGCACATGCGATTCCGATGCATCGCGGCCGCCTGCAGCAGTTGTGGCTCGTGAATATCACTGACGACCAGCACAAATTGATCGCACGCGGTCACGTCCGCCTGCAGAACGTCACCGACGCCGCGCGGCTCGGGGCGAGCTGA
- a CDS encoding NAD(P)/FAD-dependent oxidoreductase has product MGNQPDTTQRHRVVVIGSGFGGLFATQKLKRADVEVTLIARTTHHLFQPLLYQVATGILSVGEIAAPTRVVLRKQRNAQVLMGEVIDIDVKNQTVTSEQFGRTTVTGFDSLIVAAGAEQSYFGNDHFAKFAPGMKTVDHALELRGKILSAFELAELSTDPAEHEKLLTFVVVGAGPTGVEMAGQIAELARDTLVGTFRHIDPGEARIILLDAAPQVLPPFGEKLGSKAHRRLEKLGVEIMLNTFVTDVDENGIVIKDAEGNQQRITAYCKLWAAGVAASPLGKILSDQTGTEIDRAGRVMVKPDLSIEGNPNIFVVGDMMSLDKLPGVAQVAIQGGRYAAKTIKQELKAEKKGEPAPERKPFKYFNKGNMAAVSKYSAVAQVGRINISGFLGWLMWLAVHLVYIVGFKSRAATLFSWTVTFLTNSRAQLTVTEQWMTARLAIDHLEEIEAKKSADKDKTAADKRAAS; this is encoded by the coding sequence ATGGGTAACCAGCCCGACACCACTCAGCGGCACCGCGTCGTCGTCATCGGGTCCGGCTTTGGTGGCTTGTTCGCGACCCAGAAGCTGAAGCGGGCCGATGTCGAAGTGACGCTTATTGCCCGCACCACGCATCACCTTTTCCAGCCGCTGCTTTATCAAGTGGCCACCGGAATTCTGTCCGTCGGTGAGATCGCCGCACCCACCCGCGTCGTTCTGCGCAAACAGCGTAATGCGCAGGTCCTGATGGGCGAAGTGATCGACATCGATGTGAAGAACCAGACGGTCACCTCAGAGCAGTTCGGCCGCACCACTGTGACCGGCTTCGACAGCTTGATCGTCGCGGCTGGTGCTGAGCAGTCGTATTTCGGGAATGACCACTTCGCGAAGTTCGCACCGGGCATGAAAACGGTCGATCACGCGCTTGAGTTGCGGGGCAAGATCCTCAGCGCGTTCGAGCTTGCGGAACTCTCGACTGATCCCGCCGAGCACGAGAAGCTACTGACATTCGTCGTCGTCGGCGCAGGCCCGACCGGTGTCGAGATGGCCGGACAGATTGCCGAACTGGCGCGCGACACGCTCGTCGGAACCTTCCGGCACATTGATCCAGGTGAGGCACGGATCATCTTGCTCGACGCAGCTCCGCAGGTACTGCCGCCGTTCGGGGAAAAGCTCGGTTCCAAGGCGCACCGGCGGCTCGAGAAGCTCGGCGTCGAGATCATGCTCAACACTTTTGTCACCGATGTCGACGAGAACGGCATCGTCATCAAGGACGCCGAGGGCAACCAACAGCGCATAACGGCGTACTGCAAACTGTGGGCCGCAGGTGTCGCGGCGAGCCCGCTGGGGAAGATCCTCTCCGATCAGACGGGTACTGAGATCGACCGCGCCGGTCGTGTGATGGTGAAACCTGACCTCAGCATCGAGGGGAACCCGAACATCTTCGTCGTGGGCGACATGATGTCGCTCGACAAGCTTCCCGGTGTCGCGCAGGTCGCGATTCAGGGTGGCCGTTATGCCGCTAAGACCATCAAGCAGGAGCTGAAGGCGGAGAAGAAGGGCGAACCAGCACCGGAGCGGAAGCCGTTCAAGTACTTCAACAAGGGCAATATGGCTGCGGTGTCGAAGTACAGCGCGGTCGCCCAGGTCGGAAGAATCAACATCAGCGGCTTCCTTGGGTGGCTGATGTGGCTCGCCGTGCACCTCGTCTACATCGTCGGCTTCAAGAGCCGTGCGGCGACGCTCTTTTCGTGGACCGTGACGTTCCTGACGAACTCACGCGCGCAGCTCACGGTGACCGAGCAGTGGATGACCGCCCGGCTTGCGATCGATCATCTTGAGGAGATCGAGGCAAAAAAGTCGGCGGACAAGGATAAGACCGCGGCCGACAAGCGCGCGGCGAGCTAA
- a CDS encoding alpha/beta hydrolase — translation MCRVPARAPNVLTDTLPKPQRFLARMMGMTATVLVLPGGKPNSLQRARPWHLSSVRMRPFTSAIREAGADSGIHVVQVQYQVRGWNRGGSSAITDVRRVMADVRRERPGAPIVLVGHSMGGRVAAHLAAEPDVLGVVALAPWWPGGEGYLFRSAQHLAVLHGTADRWTSPDASRREVVAASRRGVRASWTPVENAGHFMLRHPARWHAWVCEEALRIASLAPSQ, via the coding sequence ATGTGTCGTGTTCCGGCGCGCGCTCCGAATGTGCTGACCGACACACTGCCCAAGCCGCAGCGGTTTCTGGCCCGAATGATGGGTATGACCGCAACCGTTCTCGTCCTCCCCGGCGGGAAGCCGAATAGTCTGCAGCGCGCACGACCCTGGCATCTGTCGTCCGTGCGGATGCGGCCTTTCACGTCCGCGATACGGGAAGCGGGAGCCGACTCAGGCATCCACGTCGTTCAGGTCCAGTACCAGGTACGCGGATGGAATCGCGGGGGTTCATCGGCGATCACGGACGTTCGCCGCGTGATGGCCGATGTACGCAGGGAAAGGCCCGGTGCGCCAATCGTCTTGGTCGGGCACTCGATGGGCGGGCGGGTTGCTGCTCACCTTGCGGCGGAGCCCGACGTCCTGGGTGTTGTCGCACTCGCACCATGGTGGCCCGGCGGTGAAGGCTACCTATTCCGGTCGGCGCAGCACCTCGCTGTCCTGCATGGGACAGCCGACAGGTGGACCAGTCCCGACGCATCCCGCAGGGAAGTTGTCGCAGCCTCGCGCCGTGGAGTGCGCGCCTCGTGGACCCCGGTCGAAAACGCCGGACATTTCATGCTGCGGCACCCAGCCCGATGGCACGCATGGGTGTGCGAGGAAGCACTGCGGATCGCCTCGCTCGCACCGTCGCAGTGA